One window of Mauremys reevesii isolate NIE-2019 linkage group 4, ASM1616193v1, whole genome shotgun sequence genomic DNA carries:
- the VRTN gene encoding vertnin isoform X2: MIQRHQLVQSVLQELQEATECFGLEGLTSAALEAERTLSSFSLPSYCGRQFQEELEVDRVARSLYPEDAPSNMLPLVCKGEGNHLFEAASVLLWGNPSLSLELQVRTVVEMLLHKHYYLNGMIDSKVMLQAARYSLCTEESPEMTSLPLAILEAIFDADIKATCFPGTFANMWHVYALASVLQCNIYSIYPMSNLKIRPYFNRLIRPRKCGPQTSTLHIMWSGQQLSSQVFKAQYFVAVVGLEELEPTTPSPEPPVQPVQTLELLKSDPRLTYFNLCDRYSITKSTFYRWKRQSREHRQKAATRFAAKHFLQSCFQEGNVIPLQHFRQMFPEISRSTYYAWKHEMQSMVNGGDTSAPAESMVPQEPHGDHQKKPHPDRDDAAKSEVGLRPKIPPLEPNQAGIFMQGAKSYLEKCISMNTLVPYRCFKRSFPGISRSTYYNWRRKAIKGNPNFKPPQPPSVSQKPLVKGKAYLPFKPGNLPGRKRLNGHRPEPRSLLQLKPSLYNWRKQLRDIAKRHVQQWRLPFCKFRLRYPGFSSTAYWFWKRSSQQMNKHPLWTSSSQQLSQVISEAPGKAEPAIKPQSQMELAPRHLDKQASVTPYNATISGYAMSERANSRMFVMDVIATAQFKAQAKLFLQQRFESKTFPTYKEFSAHFPLTARSTYYMWKRALHDGLTLVDA, translated from the coding sequence ATGATCCAGCGGCACCAGCTAGTGCAGTCTGTactgcaggagctgcaggaggccaCCGAATGCTTTGGGCTAGAGGGACTAACAAGCGCAGCCCTGGAGGCTGAGAGGACCTTGTCCTCTTTCTCCCTTCCCAGCTACTGTGGGAGGCAGTTCCAGGAAGAGTTGGAAGTTGACCGGGTGGCAAGAAGCCTGTATCCGGAGGATGCCCCCAGCAACATGCTGCCTCTGGTCTGCAAGGGGGAGGGGAACCACCTGTTTGAGGCGGCCAGTGTGCTGCTGTGGGGGAACCCTAGCCTGAGTCTGGAGCTGCAGGTGCGCACAGTTGTGGAGATGCTGCTGCACAAACATTACTACCTGAACGGCATGATTGACTCTAAGGTGATGCTGCAGGCTGCCCGCTACTCCCTCTGCACCGAGGAGTCCCCCGAGATGACCAGCCTGCCTCTGGCCATCCTCGAGGCCATTTTTGATGCTGACATCAAGGCCACTTGTTTCCCTGGTACCTTTGCCAACATGTGGCATGTCTATGCCCTGGCCTCGGTGCTGCAGTGTAACATCTACTCCATCTACCCCATGAGCAACTTGAAGATCCGGCCATACTTCAACCGCCTCATCCGGCCCAGGAAGTGTGGCCCACAGACCTCCACGCTCCACATCATGTGGTCAGGGCAGCAGCTCTCCTCacaggtcttcaaagcacaatacTTCGTGGCTGTGGTAGGCCTGGAAGAGCTGGAACCCACAACCCCTTCTCCAGAGCCTCCAGTCCAGCCAGTCCAGACTCTGGAGCTGCTGAAGAGTGACCCCCGGCTGACCTACTTTAACCTGTGTGACCGCTACAGCATCACCAAGAGCACCTTCTACCGCTGGAAGCGCCAGTCCCGGGAGCATAGGCAGAaagcagccaccaggtttgcAGCCAAACACTTCCTGCAGTCTTGCTTCCAAGAGGGCAATGTGATCCCTCTTCAGCACTTTCGACAAATGTTCCCAGAAATCTCCCGCTCCACTTACTACGCTTGGAAGCACGAAATGCAGAGCATGGTCAATGGTGGCGATACCTCTGCTCCAGCTGAGTCCATGGTGCCACAGGAGCCTCATGGAGACCATCAAAAAAAGCCCCACCCAGACAGGGATGATGCAGCAAAGTCAGAGGTGGGCCTAAGGCCGAagatccctcccctggagcccaaccaAGCAGGAATCTTCATGCAAGGAGCCAAGTCATACCTAGAGAAATGCATCTCCATGAACACTCTGGTGCCCTACAGGTGCTTCAAGCGCAGCTTCCCTGGTATCTCCAGGTCCACCTACTACAACTGGCGGAGAAAAGCCATTAAGGGGAACCCCAACTTCAAACCCCCTCAGCCTCCCTCAGTCAGCCAGAAGCCCCTAGTGAAAGGGAAGGCATACCTGCCATTCAAGCCTGGAAATCTGCCTGGCAGGAAAAGGCTGAATGGACACCGGCCAGAGCCCAGAAGTCTCCTCCAGCTCAAACCCTCTCTCTATAACTGGAGAAAGCAGCTTCGAGACATAGCCAAGAGGCATGTCCAGCAGTGGCGGCTGCCATTCTGCAAGTTCCGCCTGCGCTACCCAGGCTTCTCCTCCACAGCCTATTGGTTCTGgaagagaagcagccagcagaTGAACAAGCATCCTCTCTGGACCAGCTCATCCCAACAGCTGAGTCAGGTCATCTCCGAAGCTCCTGGAAAAGCAGAGCCTGCGATCAAACCACAGTCACAAATGGAATTAGCTCCCAGGCATCTAGACAAGCAGGCATCAGTCACTCCCTACAATGCTACAATCTCAGGTTATGCCATGTCAGAAAGA